One Gloeocapsopsis sp. IPPAS B-1203 DNA window includes the following coding sequences:
- a CDS encoding element excision factor XisH family protein produces the protein MAKDVFHDTVKLALQKDGWIITHDPYRLRYGIADIYIDLAAEEAIAAEKAERKIAVEVKSFTNSSAISEFHTALGQFLNYRIALEASEEPNRILYLAVPKDVHQTFLRFELAKTAIDRYDVRLIIYNPDREVIEQWIE, from the coding sequence ATGGCAAAAGACGTTTTTCACGATACTGTTAAGCTGGCGTTGCAAAAAGATGGTTGGATAATCACTCACGACCCCTATCGCCTACGCTATGGCATTGCTGATATTTATATTGATCTTGCCGCCGAAGAAGCGATTGCTGCCGAAAAAGCAGAACGTAAAATTGCAGTTGAAGTGAAAAGTTTTACTAATAGTTCTGCCATTTCTGAATTTCATACCGCCCTCGGTCAATTCTTGAACTATCGCATTGCCTTGGAAGCGTCAGAAGAGCCAAATCGCATTCTTTATCTAGCAGTTCCTAAAGATGTACATCAAACTTTTTTGCGTTTCGAGCTAGCAAAAACAGCGATAGACCGCTATGACGTTCGCTTGATTATTTACAATCCAGATAGGGAGGTGATTGAGCAATGGATCGAGTGA
- a CDS encoding ATP-binding protein — protein MMPELGTSRSTETIFAGGSEMAALMRSHDWSNTSLGPVENWSPTLKTLVSTILASRFPQAIYWGEDYIQFYNDALIPIYGAYHPHALGQPLRETWTEVWDDQFSSMCEGVRNTGEAFFVKDQPQLVLRFSYLEEAYFTYCYSSARDETGKSRGIFATITETTQQVISQRRLTMLRELATAVSGAKTLQSACLAAADTLNPYDIPFALFYQVNFQGNLAELVAASGLTPDSAAAPPTIALSSNDSKWRLAEVFQSREPQLMTDVVDRVCALPGGPWAENPHSAFILPILSGNKEQVECLLVAGISPRLPFNSEYRSFLELVAQQVESSIATVRSYEEERKRAEALAELDRAKTAFFSNVSHEFRTPLTLMLGPAEDALADQDNPLPPPQQQRLEIMQRNGLRLLKLVNTLLDFSRIESDRLSAVYEPTDLATFTAELASVFRSAIEKAKLRLVVDCPPLTEPIYVDRQMWEKIVFNLLSNAFKFTFTGEITVRLAQVDHQVELAVKDTGIGIPAAEIPHLFERFHRVKGAQGRTFEGSGIGLSLVQELVKLHGGKVQVSSVEGEGSCFRVSIPTGYAHLPPEQIKATRTINATAISATPYVQEAEFWLPIEDASVEFSVLSSELEANSLTQNSKFKAQNSQTARVLLVDDNADMREYVQRLLSQRWQVDTAANGAIALAQIQQQPPDLILSDVMMPEKDGFQLLQTLRADPQTKSIPIILLSARAGEKATIEGLAAGADDYLIKPFSACELLARVEAQLQMSRLRQAQSTNRFKDQFLMTVTHELHAPLAAILAWARLLLAKPFDQNTMTRALTSIERNATIEAKLVQDLLDVSSILAGKLKLQPQPVSLVPLIKEVVTTLRQTAQVKQIQLVEKIPDTTQVTVLGDGDRLNQIITNLLSNAIKFTPSGEQVEISLSIIRAKRNHQSPITHYQLPITNYPLPITHYPLPITHYAQIQVKDTGIGISPNFLPYVFDCFCQAEVPSRHSPGGVGIGLAIARYLVELHHGTIEVASEGEGCGATFTVTLPLV, from the coding sequence ATGATGCCTGAACTCGGAACCAGTCGATCCACTGAAACGATTTTTGCAGGTGGTAGCGAGATGGCAGCATTGATGCGATCGCACGATTGGTCGAACACTTCCCTAGGTCCAGTCGAGAACTGGTCGCCAACCCTGAAGACTCTCGTAAGCACAATACTAGCATCGCGCTTTCCCCAAGCCATTTACTGGGGAGAGGACTACATCCAGTTTTACAACGATGCCCTAATTCCCATCTATGGGGCATATCACCCTCATGCCCTGGGACAACCCCTCCGCGAGACGTGGACAGAAGTGTGGGATGACCAGTTTTCGTCGATGTGTGAGGGTGTCAGAAACACGGGTGAAGCCTTCTTTGTGAAAGATCAACCTCAGCTCGTCTTGCGCTTTAGCTACCTGGAGGAAGCCTATTTCACCTACTGCTATAGCTCTGCGCGCGATGAGACGGGCAAGAGCAGGGGGATATTCGCTACCATAACTGAAACCACCCAGCAAGTAATTAGTCAACGTCGCTTGACAATGCTGCGAGAGTTAGCCACGGCGGTTAGTGGGGCAAAAACACTACAGTCCGCCTGTCTCGCCGCCGCTGATACGCTCAACCCCTACGATATTCCCTTTGCCTTGTTCTATCAGGTCAATTTCCAGGGCAATTTAGCAGAACTGGTGGCTGCAAGTGGGCTAACCCCAGACAGTGCCGCTGCACCCCCAACGATTGCGCTGTCCTCGAATGATTCAAAGTGGCGGCTGGCTGAGGTGTTCCAGAGCCGTGAACCACAACTGATGACCGATGTAGTCGATCGCGTCTGTGCATTACCAGGAGGACCGTGGGCAGAAAATCCTCATTCTGCTTTCATTCTCCCGATCCTATCGGGCAACAAGGAACAGGTGGAATGTCTGCTGGTTGCCGGAATCAGCCCCCGCCTGCCGTTCAATTCCGAATACCGCTCATTTCTCGAACTGGTGGCTCAACAAGTTGAAAGTTCCATTGCAACGGTTCGCAGCTACGAGGAGGAGCGTAAACGGGCGGAGGCATTAGCAGAACTCGATCGCGCCAAAACAGCTTTCTTTAGCAACGTTAGCCATGAATTTCGCACACCACTCACCTTAATGCTGGGTCCTGCTGAGGATGCTTTGGCAGATCAAGATAATCCATTACCCCCTCCTCAACAGCAACGGCTCGAAATCATGCAGCGCAATGGTTTGCGTCTACTCAAGCTCGTGAACACGCTGTTAGATTTCTCACGGATTGAGAGCGATCGCTTATCCGCAGTTTACGAACCGACCGATCTGGCAACGTTTACGGCTGAACTAGCTTCGGTGTTTCGCTCAGCGATCGAGAAGGCGAAATTGCGCTTGGTGGTCGATTGTCCTCCTTTAACTGAGCCAATCTATGTCGATCGCCAGATGTGGGAAAAGATTGTCTTTAATCTGCTTTCAAACGCTTTCAAGTTCACATTTACAGGTGAGATTACCGTTCGCCTTGCTCAAGTCGATCATCAGGTTGAGCTAGCGGTAAAAGACACGGGTATTGGTATTCCAGCAGCAGAAATTCCCCATTTGTTTGAGCGGTTCCACCGAGTGAAAGGGGCACAGGGACGCACATTTGAAGGATCGGGAATTGGCTTATCGCTAGTGCAGGAATTGGTGAAACTGCATGGTGGCAAAGTTCAGGTCAGCAGTGTAGAGGGAGAAGGCAGTTGCTTTCGAGTGTCGATTCCGACCGGATATGCCCATCTTCCTCCTGAACAAATTAAAGCAACTCGTACCATAAATGCAACGGCGATCAGTGCTACACCTTATGTGCAAGAGGCAGAATTTTGGCTCCCCATTGAAGACGCAAGTGTTGAGTTCTCAGTGTTGAGTTCTGAGTTAGAAGCAAACTCTTTAACTCAAAACTCAAAATTCAAAGCTCAAAACTCTCAAACGGCTCGCGTTCTATTAGTCGATGACAATGCAGATATGCGCGAATATGTGCAGCGGTTATTGAGTCAACGATGGCAGGTGGATACAGCAGCAAATGGTGCGATCGCCCTCGCACAAATTCAACAACAACCGCCCGACCTCATTCTCAGTGATGTAATGATGCCGGAGAAAGACGGATTTCAATTGCTGCAAACGCTGCGGGCTGACCCGCAAACAAAAAGTATTCCAATAATTCTTTTGTCAGCAAGAGCAGGAGAAAAAGCGACCATAGAAGGATTAGCAGCAGGTGCAGATGATTACCTAATCAAGCCCTTCTCAGCTTGCGAACTCCTTGCCCGTGTAGAAGCGCAACTACAAATGTCACGACTGCGCCAAGCGCAATCTACTAACCGCTTTAAAGATCAGTTTCTCATGACTGTGACGCATGAACTGCACGCTCCTCTAGCAGCGATTCTTGCTTGGGCACGTTTGTTACTTGCCAAACCTTTTGACCAAAACACAATGACTCGCGCATTAACATCGATCGAGCGCAATGCCACAATTGAGGCAAAATTGGTGCAAGATTTGTTGGATGTTTCTAGCATTCTCGCTGGAAAGTTAAAATTACAGCCTCAACCAGTCAGTCTTGTCCCTCTGATCAAAGAAGTTGTGACAACGCTGCGTCAAACTGCTCAGGTAAAGCAAATTCAACTGGTTGAGAAGATCCCTGATACTACACAAGTAACAGTTTTAGGAGATGGCGATCGCCTCAACCAAATCATCACCAATTTGTTGTCTAATGCCATCAAATTTACGCCTTCAGGAGAACAAGTAGAGATTAGTTTATCAATAATAAGGGCTAAGAGAAATCACCAATCACCAATTACCCATTACCAATTACCCATTACCAATTACCCATTACCAATTACCCATTACCCATTACCCATTACCCATTACGCTCAAATCCAAGTCAAAGATACTGGCATTGGCATTTCCCCTAACTTTCTCCCTTATGTCTTTGATTGCTTTTGTCAAGCCGAAGTCCCCAGTCGTCATTCACCAGGAGGTGTCGGCATTGGACTTGCGATCGCGCGTTACTTAGTCGAATTGCACCACGGTACAATCGAGGTAGCGAGTGAAGGCGAAGGATGCGGGGCAACTTTTACCGTCACGCTGCCATTAGTTTGA
- a CDS encoding response regulator — protein sequence MSDEQFRQYVQEFHQQMAVLLDYVMQLSSPQQQQVLEVLENMSAAIANLQLLQEEMRTSLEALDVVEDQLLQQNQQVYAERKHYYNLFQFCPDAYLVTDATGLILEANSAIASLLNVPQAYLIRKPLAVFVAPSDRPAFRTFLNHLSQSNIQSWETNLCPRYGEPFLAQLKVASTRDRFGVIAALHISVHDISEYKQVNQLNEELQIVIQTPPMVVPKLLDGLQVLVVEDEADAREFISAVLESHGICVTAVASTAAALEVLEQFHPDVLVSDIRMPDEDGYSLIRKVREMEALQGWHIPAAALTAYLGEDRDKALAAGFESHLHKLAQPSELIEMVAQLAGRKF from the coding sequence ATGAGTGACGAGCAGTTTAGACAGTACGTGCAAGAATTTCATCAGCAGATGGCAGTGCTGCTTGATTATGTCATGCAGTTATCCTCACCGCAACAGCAACAAGTTCTGGAAGTTTTGGAGAATATGTCTGCTGCTATAGCAAATCTTCAGTTGCTACAAGAGGAAATGCGAACGAGTTTGGAAGCATTAGATGTAGTTGAAGATCAGTTGCTTCAACAAAATCAACAAGTTTATGCAGAACGTAAGCATTATTACAATTTGTTCCAGTTTTGCCCAGACGCTTATTTAGTCACCGATGCTACTGGATTAATTTTAGAAGCCAATTCAGCGATCGCCTCTTTACTCAATGTCCCACAAGCATATCTGATCCGTAAACCATTGGCTGTGTTTGTCGCCCCAAGCGATCGCCCTGCGTTTCGTACTTTTCTCAACCATTTGTCTCAAAGTAATATACAAAGTTGGGAAACAAACCTCTGCCCAAGATATGGCGAACCATTCTTAGCTCAATTAAAAGTAGCAAGCACTCGCGATCGTTTTGGTGTAATCGCAGCATTACATATCAGCGTGCATGACATTAGTGAGTACAAACAAGTTAATCAACTTAATGAGGAACTACAAATAGTCATACAGACTCCTCCAATGGTAGTCCCAAAATTACTTGACGGATTACAGGTTCTTGTGGTAGAGGACGAAGCTGATGCACGGGAATTTATCAGCGCTGTTCTGGAGTCGCATGGAATTTGTGTGACAGCAGTTGCCAGCACAGCAGCAGCATTGGAGGTACTAGAACAATTTCATCCAGATGTTTTAGTGAGCGACATTCGGATGCCGGATGAAGATGGATACAGCTTGATTCGTAAAGTAAGAGAAATGGAGGCTCTTCAAGGATGGCATATTCCGGCAGCAGCACTAACGGCTTATCTTGGAGAAGATCGCGACAAAGCACTGGCAGCAGGATTTGAATCGCATTTACACAAGCTAGCTCAACCTAGTGAGTTAATTGAAATGGTAGCTCAACTAGCAGGCAGAAAGTTCTGA
- a CDS encoding RNA-guided endonuclease TnpB family protein: MITLEFKLKGKEIQYRIVDEMIRTFQFVRNKCLGFWMDGYKVAEGDRTRSCPNAFGQGRAVKLSEVNAEATRVRHNPEWEWAGKLESSSAQAASERAMSAIRRYYENCKAKIPGNIGFPKFQKNNRSVEYKVAGWKLSPDRKRITFTDKFKAGTFKLVGSYDLNFYHLKAIKRVRIVRRSDGYYCQFCVAVERNISINPTTGKCLGIDVGLSKFYTASDGSSIENPRYLRKAERALKRVQRRVSSKFRKPKKKGEKVKQSNNYKKACKRLGKKHLTVQRRRKDFVVKTAKALLESSNFIAYEKLNVKKLVKNRKLSKSISDAAWTQFTGWIERYGMLYKRPVVAVPPQYTSQDCSGCGTRVKKTLSVRTHICPNSKCQLVIDRDENAAVNILVKGLNIAGIVLNSSTVGQTGINASGQTNLCLLGENLADKWTG, encoded by the coding sequence ATGATAACTCTAGAATTCAAATTGAAAGGAAAAGAAATTCAATACCGAATCGTCGATGAGATGATTCGGACTTTTCAGTTTGTGCGGAATAAATGCCTTGGGTTTTGGATGGATGGATATAAAGTCGCGGAAGGCGACCGCACGCGTTCCTGCCCGAATGCATTCGGACAGGGTCGAGCGGTTAAACTATCCGAAGTCAACGCCGAAGCAACTAGAGTTAGACATAATCCAGAATGGGAATGGGCAGGAAAGTTAGAATCATCAAGCGCACAAGCAGCGTCAGAAAGAGCGATGTCTGCAATTCGTCGTTACTATGAGAATTGCAAAGCTAAAATACCTGGAAATATTGGTTTCCCTAAGTTTCAAAAGAATAATCGCTCAGTCGAATATAAAGTTGCTGGTTGGAAACTAAGTCCTGATAGAAAACGAATTACTTTTACCGATAAATTCAAAGCAGGGACGTTCAAGTTAGTAGGAAGCTACGATTTGAACTTTTACCATTTAAAGGCAATTAAGCGAGTCAGGATTGTTCGTCGCAGCGATGGTTATTATTGTCAATTTTGCGTAGCTGTAGAGCGAAATATAAGTATTAACCCGACGACGGGAAAGTGCTTAGGGATTGATGTCGGCTTGTCCAAGTTTTATACAGCTAGTGACGGCTCTTCGATAGAGAACCCAAGATATTTAAGGAAAGCCGAGAGAGCTTTAAAAAGAGTACAACGTCGTGTTTCAAGCAAGTTTCGCAAACCCAAAAAGAAAGGAGAAAAGGTCAAACAGTCAAATAATTACAAAAAAGCGTGTAAGCGGTTGGGTAAAAAACATTTAACGGTACAACGCAGGCGTAAAGACTTTGTAGTAAAGACGGCAAAGGCGTTATTGGAATCTAGCAATTTCATTGCGTATGAGAAGTTGAATGTCAAAAAATTAGTCAAAAACCGCAAACTGTCAAAGTCAATATCAGATGCCGCTTGGACTCAGTTTACTGGTTGGATAGAACGCTACGGGATGCTATATAAACGTCCTGTCGTAGCAGTACCACCACAATATACTAGTCAAGATTGTTCGGGCTGCGGTACGAGGGTAAAGAAGACTTTATCTGTGCGTACCCATATTTGCCCTAATTCTAAGTGCCAGCTAGTTATTGACAGAGACGAAAACGCTGCTGTGAACATCTTGGTTAAAGGATTGAACATAGCAGGCATTGTTTTGAATTCGAGTACCGTTGGGCAAACGGGAATTAACGCTTCAGGACAGACCAACCTCTGTTTGCTAGGTGAGAATCTAGCAGATAAGTGGACTGGATGA
- a CDS encoding CheR family methyltransferase, translating into MPYMYFNPETQASLLVRFHFALKDSGFLFLGKAESLATRRQVFTPVNLKHQIYNKGLNLELRDHLLITPKSGKNQALDTVANQSYIWQTAYETSPFAQLAVDLNDRLVMVNMQANVLFKLTLDDWQRSFKELEPGKLVGKCAAMKSIYRDRRPVTLKNVEWIVADGIKYLDITIAPVFNHNKHLLGVNLTFIDVSDRISQAAELEDTIAQLSKVSETLEQTKVALKSTCVELECTQHELASVYQKTQFSNS; encoded by the coding sequence ATGCCTTATATGTATTTCAATCCAGAAACTCAAGCAAGTCTTCTAGTGCGCTTTCATTTTGCTCTAAAAGATAGTGGTTTTCTGTTCTTGGGTAAAGCAGAATCATTAGCCACCCGCAGACAAGTTTTCACCCCAGTCAACTTAAAGCATCAAATTTATAATAAAGGATTAAACTTGGAGTTGAGAGATCACCTCTTAATTACACCCAAGTCAGGTAAGAATCAAGCACTCGATACAGTAGCAAATCAAAGCTACATTTGGCAGACGGCGTACGAAACAAGCCCTTTTGCTCAACTAGCAGTAGATTTAAACGATCGCCTAGTCATGGTCAATATGCAAGCAAATGTCTTATTCAAATTAACCTTAGACGATTGGCAGCGTTCTTTTAAAGAACTAGAACCAGGAAAGTTGGTAGGTAAGTGTGCGGCAATGAAATCAATATACCGCGATCGCCGTCCAGTTACTTTGAAGAATGTTGAGTGGATCGTTGCAGACGGCATAAAATACTTAGACATTACTATCGCCCCCGTCTTCAACCATAACAAACATCTATTGGGAGTCAATTTGACATTTATTGATGTTAGCGATCGCATCTCACAAGCAGCAGAACTTGAAGACACAATTGCACAATTAAGTAAAGTTTCTGAAACACTTGAGCAAACAAAAGTTGCACTAAAGAGTACTTGTGTTGAACTCGAATGCACTCAACACGAGTTAGCATCTGTATACCAAAAGACGCAGTTTAGTAATTCGTAG
- a CDS encoding CheR family methyltransferase: MNDVLINVTCFFRDRDAWEYLASDIIFKMIANKQPDESIRVWSAACASGQEVYSLVILFAEALGIESCLQRVQFYATDIDKAAIKQARLATYSATEVAEIPSNLREKYFEQTPQGYVFHHKLRRIVVIGHHNLAEDAPMSKIDLLACRNALYVFQSRNSSKSSSALSFCSKR, from the coding sequence TTGAACGATGTTTTAATTAATGTCACCTGTTTTTTTCGCGATCGCGATGCTTGGGAATATCTAGCAAGCGACATTATTTTTAAGATGATAGCTAATAAACAGCCCGATGAATCAATTCGAGTATGGAGTGCGGCTTGTGCTTCTGGGCAAGAAGTGTATAGCCTAGTTATATTGTTTGCCGAAGCTTTAGGTATTGAATCGTGCTTACAGCGAGTTCAGTTCTATGCAACGGATATAGATAAAGCTGCCATAAAACAAGCACGTCTTGCCACATACAGTGCTACAGAAGTAGCAGAAATTCCCTCCAATTTACGCGAGAAATACTTTGAGCAAACACCACAAGGCTATGTTTTTCACCACAAGCTACGCCGTATAGTTGTTATTGGTCATCACAATTTAGCTGAAGATGCACCAATGTCTAAGATTGATTTACTAGCGTGCCGTAATGCCTTATATGTATTTCAATCCAGAAACTCAAGCAAGTCTTCTAGTGCGCTTTCATTTTGCTCTAAAAGATAG
- a CDS encoding TraX family protein, translating to MKLQLNNYQIKLLAAIFMVIDHVGLVFFPQVFVFRVIGRLSFPLFAWLLAQGEKYTRSFPRYLKRLVLLGILSQPLHTLTLSGTRFNILFTLSLGLMTLRLGRKWRDYKYLIWILGSVSAELLRVEYGAYGVAAMCLLSLFTPNIHWWLVWIGLHLVDAIALSNIFQLPAVVTPVFLHFINHQKGAKARWFYSFYPLHLLILFLIFRLKEAWF from the coding sequence TTGAAATTGCAGCTTAATAACTATCAAATCAAATTGCTAGCTGCGATTTTTATGGTAATCGACCATGTAGGCTTGGTTTTTTTTCCTCAAGTTTTCGTTTTTCGAGTTATTGGGCGTCTGAGTTTTCCACTGTTTGCTTGGTTACTAGCCCAGGGAGAAAAATATACACGCAGCTTTCCCCGATATTTAAAAAGACTTGTACTCTTAGGTATATTAAGTCAACCGCTACATACCCTTACTTTATCAGGAACGAGATTCAATATTCTATTTACACTGTCGCTAGGGTTGATGACTCTACGATTAGGTCGGAAGTGGCGAGATTATAAATACTTAATTTGGATTTTGGGAAGTGTATCAGCAGAATTACTCCGAGTTGAGTATGGTGCTTATGGCGTTGCTGCAATGTGCTTGCTATCATTATTTACACCAAATATTCATTGGTGGTTAGTGTGGATTGGGTTGCATTTAGTTGATGCGATCGCCCTGTCGAATATCTTTCAACTACCCGCAGTAGTTACTCCAGTATTTCTTCATTTTATTAATCACCAAAAGGGAGCTAAAGCACGTTGGTTCTACAGCTTTTATCCGTTACACTTACTCATATTATTTCTGATCTTTCGCTTAAAAGAGGCGTGGTTCTAA
- a CDS encoding A/G-specific adenine glycosylase produces MSFLVPGRIAIANIIMHSDAEKLLTWYNNHKRRLPWREEINVYHTWVSEVMSQQTVLAVVVTKFSEFIKQLPTVYDLAECDEETLRQLWSGLGYYARARNLQKGAQMIVEQLHGRFPQSYEEWLKIPGCGVYTAAAIASICYHEKVACVDGNVIRVVSRLLALSDVWSKSGQSIIQDYVNNIIPAERPGDFNQAIMELGATICRKSKPLCDQCPLQKHCLAFTNNCIAQCPPKKPRRTSVHIELFALIIWHKETNTFAFVKRTKGFLKDTIGFPLVSEDKVIELESILYSLSIQISKPTDNFSHTITHHRISGRVFIVQVIEEYSDSALILQTLGFSAPIYWVKRSDIIEKLATTLDKKVFQLFLMQNQ; encoded by the coding sequence GTGAGTTTTTTAGTCCCCGGGCGGATCGCGATCGCTAATATCATTATGCATTCTGACGCGGAAAAACTATTGACGTGGTACAACAACCACAAGCGACGCTTACCCTGGCGTGAAGAAATCAATGTGTATCACACTTGGGTGAGTGAAGTGATGAGTCAACAAACAGTGTTGGCTGTCGTTGTTACCAAGTTCTCTGAATTTATCAAACAGTTGCCTACAGTTTACGATCTTGCCGAGTGTGATGAAGAGACATTACGTCAACTTTGGTCAGGATTAGGCTATTATGCGCGGGCGCGGAACTTGCAAAAAGGCGCACAAATGATTGTAGAACAGCTTCACGGTCGTTTTCCGCAATCTTATGAGGAATGGTTAAAAATTCCTGGTTGTGGTGTTTATACCGCAGCTGCGATCGCCAGCATCTGTTATCACGAAAAAGTTGCGTGTGTTGATGGTAATGTTATCCGTGTTGTCAGTCGTTTACTCGCGTTATCCGATGTATGGAGTAAATCAGGACAATCAATAATTCAAGATTATGTCAATAATATTATTCCTGCAGAACGTCCTGGCGATTTTAATCAAGCCATAATGGAATTAGGGGCGACCATCTGTCGTAAATCAAAGCCTCTATGCGATCAATGTCCTTTACAGAAACATTGTCTCGCATTTACTAATAATTGTATTGCCCAGTGTCCACCCAAAAAACCGCGACGTACTTCAGTTCATATTGAGTTGTTTGCATTGATTATTTGGCACAAAGAAACTAATACATTTGCTTTTGTAAAACGAACAAAAGGGTTTTTGAAAGATACTATTGGTTTTCCCTTAGTGAGTGAAGACAAAGTAATAGAATTAGAAAGTATTTTATACTCGCTATCAATACAAATTTCTAAACCAACTGACAATTTTTCTCATACTATTACTCATCATCGTATTTCTGGCAGAGTTTTCATTGTGCAAGTAATAGAAGAATATAGTGATTCTGCACTGATTCTGCAAACATTAGGTTTCTCAGCGCCTATCTACTGGGTAAAAAGAAGTGACATAATAGAAAAACTTGCTACCACACTAGACAAAAAAGTCTTTCAACTATTTTTAATGCAAAATCAGTAG
- a CDS encoding RusA family crossover junction endodeoxyribonuclease, translating to MIRFEFIVDGPPVSQQTRRRERLREWKIYVRQEAEKFWSSKQKITTGLVMLQVTYFYDSIAIDVDNIVKPIQDAIIGLAYVDDEQVTDVLVRKRDLSGNFKIENMTSTLAEGFARGNEFLHIVIMDAPDQEVIT from the coding sequence TTGATCAGGTTTGAGTTCATAGTAGACGGTCCACCAGTATCCCAACAAACTCGTAGACGCGAAAGGCTAAGGGAATGGAAAATCTATGTTCGGCAAGAAGCAGAGAAGTTTTGGTCATCTAAGCAAAAAATAACCACTGGGTTGGTTATGCTTCAAGTGACTTACTTCTATGACTCAATTGCAATTGATGTAGACAACATAGTCAAGCCGATTCAAGATGCAATTATTGGTTTAGCTTACGTTGACGATGAACAGGTAACAGATGTCTTAGTCAGGAAAAGAGATTTATCAGGTAACTTTAAAATAGAGAATATGACTTCGACACTGGCAGAAGGCTTTGCTCGTGGCAATGAGTTCCTGCATATTGTCATAATGGATGCTCCAGACCAGGAGGTAATTACCTGA
- the gatB gene encoding Asp-tRNA(Asn)/Glu-tRNA(Gln) amidotransferase subunit GatB, which yields MTTATAVKTDYEAIIGLETHCQLSTKTKIFSSSSTEFGADPNTNIDPICMGLPGVLPVLNEKVLEYAVKAGLALNCEIAKYSKFDRKQYFYPDLPKNYQISQYDLPIAEHGWLEIELVDGDGNPTRKRIGITRLHMEEDAGKLVHAGSDRLSGSTYSLVDYNRAGVPLVEIVSEPDMRSGQEAAEYAQELRRILRYLGVSDGNMQEGSLRCDVNISVRPVGQKEFGTKVEIKNMNSFNAIQRAIEYEVERQTAAIEAGERIIQETRLWEEGAQRTISMRVKEGSSDYRYFPEPDLAPIEVTTQQLEKWRSELPELPAQKRHRYETELGLSPYDARVLTDDRTVAEYFETAIASGASAKQAANWIMGDIAAYLNKNKLGINEIALKPEALAELVTLIEDNTISGKIGKDILPELLTKGGSPKAIVLRDNLGQISDSGALEQVIDQVIAANPKELEQYRNGKTKLLGFFVGKVLKETGGRADPKLTNQLLAKKLNG from the coding sequence ATGACTACTGCTACTGCGGTAAAAACCGATTACGAAGCGATTATTGGTTTAGAAACCCATTGTCAGCTGAGTACAAAAACTAAAATATTTTCTAGTAGCTCGACTGAGTTTGGTGCAGACCCCAATACTAACATTGACCCGATTTGTATGGGTTTACCTGGGGTATTACCTGTTTTAAATGAAAAAGTTCTAGAATACGCCGTTAAAGCAGGTTTAGCACTTAATTGCGAGATTGCTAAATATAGCAAATTCGACCGGAAACAATATTTCTATCCTGATTTACCGAAAAATTACCAAATTTCTCAATATGACTTACCGATCGCAGAACACGGCTGGTTAGAAATTGAACTTGTTGATGGCGATGGTAATCCAACACGCAAACGCATTGGCATTACGCGGCTGCACATGGAAGAAGATGCTGGAAAATTAGTCCATGCAGGAAGCGATCGCCTTTCAGGGTCAACATATTCTTTAGTAGACTACAACCGTGCAGGTGTACCATTAGTTGAAATTGTCTCGGAACCAGATATGCGATCGGGACAAGAAGCCGCTGAATATGCGCAAGAACTCCGCCGCATTTTACGCTATTTGGGTGTCAGTGACGGCAATATGCAAGAAGGTTCTTTACGGTGCGATGTCAATATCTCAGTGCGCCCTGTGGGACAAAAAGAGTTTGGCACGAAAGTCGAAATTAAAAATATGAACTCGTTCAACGCGATTCAACGCGCGATTGAATACGAAGTTGAACGCCAAACTGCTGCGATAGAAGCGGGAGAAAGAATTATTCAAGAAACTCGCTTGTGGGAAGAAGGCGCTCAACGTACTATTAGTATGCGCGTCAAAGAAGGTTCGAGTGATTACCGCTACTTTCCTGAACCTGATCTCGCACCAATAGAAGTGACAACTCAACAACTCGAAAAATGGCGCAGTGAACTTCCTGAACTTCCAGCCCAAAAACGCCATCGTTATGAAACCGAATTAGGACTTTCACCTTATGATGCACGAGTACTCACCGACGATCGCACTGTAGCTGAGTATTTTGAAACTGCGATCGCCTCCGGTGCATCTGCTAAACAAGCAGCAAACTGGATAATGGGTGATATTGCGGCTTACCTGAATAAAAACAAGCTGGGTATCAACGAAATTGCACTCAAACCAGAAGCCCTTGCAGAACTCGTGACATTGATTGAAGACAATACAATCAGCGGTAAAATCGGCAAAGACATCTTGCCAGAGTTATTAACAAAAGGTGGTTCGCCCAAAGCGATCGTCCTCCGCGATAATCTAGGTCAAATCTCAGATTCGGGCGCGTTAGAACAAGTTATCGATCAAGTCATTGCTGCTAACCCGAAAGAACTAGAACAGTACCGCAACGGTAAAACCAAACTCCTTGGCTTCTTTGTCGGAAAAGTTCTTAAGGAAACTGGCGGACGTGCTGATCCTAAGTTGACAAATCAATTACTGGCGAAAAAGCTTAATGGTTAG